The Salvelinus fontinalis isolate EN_2023a chromosome 9, ASM2944872v1, whole genome shotgun sequence sequence CTCTGGAGGTACAGAAAGGAAATGGAGTGCTCCCTGGTGGTCTGGTAATCAAACATTCGCTCAACCCCTCTGCACATTAAACGTTTGACTGCTCTGTATATATTGCCTGAATTAAGCCATCCACTTTATCTTGTAATGACCAGTGAGCTTATGTATTTCCAAAGAGCTAAGGTATTAACTTCACTCACCACCAACATTCATAGTCCTTTGTTCCCCTGTTGCTCCACAGTGACAGACAACCCGGCAGAGAAGCTGCTCTCCTACAACAGGGCCAACCGAGCTGTTGCAGTACTTTGCAACCACCAGCGGGTGCCGCCAAAGACCTTTGATCAGTCTATGGCCAACCTCCAGTCCAAGGTGAGGGGGATCAACAGATACTTGATACATAGATAAATCGAGGGTGATATATGATAGTGACGTTGTCGTGTCCTATTTTAGCTCAATGTTTACTTCAGTCTGCCCTCTCTCGTTATACACCATTTCCAGATTGATGGCAGGAGGGAGCAGTTGGCCCTGGCCAAGAGTGAGCTGAAGCTGGCAAAGAAGGAGGTCCAAGCTCACAGTTCAGACAGCAAGCTGCAGGCGTGAGTTGCCCTTActggcagcagacagacagggaaaaTGATTGCTCAACAGGGCAGACAATATTCAGACTgaactcctgtgtgtgttcagggtGGTGGAGCGTAAGAAGAAGGCTGTGCAGCGCTGTGAGGAGCAGCTTATGAAGATGGAGGTTCAGGCCACAAACCGAGAGGAGAACAAGCAGATCGCACTGGGCACCTCCAAACTGAACTACCTGGACCCACGCATCAGCGTGGCCTGGtgagggtacacacacacacaggtctgaaATATGACACTGTATGTGCATCTGACAATTATGTATTCACACGCATTTGCAACATACATTATTATCCAGTTATTAATGTTGTGCATTATTTCTTATACGTTTTGCCCTCACCATAGGTGTAAGAACATGGAGGTGCCCCTGGACAAAATTTATAACAAATCTCAGAGGGACAAGTTTGCCTGGGCTGTTGACATGACCGGGGCAGATTTTATATTCTAAGTCAGCCTCTACCCTTTAGTTCTACCTAAATGTAAAGACTAGGAGGCAGATTTTATCCTCTGGTTTTAACTGCCCATGTGTTGAACTACAGAACCCTTGAATTTTCCCCTCCACTTCACAGCAAGTTTTTTCCAAGTTTAATTGTTGTATTGCTGTTGGCACTTTTTAAAAAAGTTTACTATTGTTAATGGTAAACTAAGATGATCTTCTGGAAAGTATGGAGAACGTTTCCTTTTATAAACATTTAATAAAGTTTCTTAAGAAAAGAACAGCAAAGCCTCTTCTGTGTTTTTTGCATGTCAGCTCCTCTGTTATCAGACATGCCTTTAGCATGTCTCGCCTAAGGTCATCATGAGTGGATGTTATCACCACAGTCATAGAGCTGGCCATGTGGATGGAGTGATGTCAGGTGTGACTTGGTGTGCAATGTAAAGAGTCAGGAATTGAAAGTGTTAGGGTGTGATTGTTGTTCAGTCAAGATAACCTCTAGTGCAGGGATCagcaactatactgaacaaaaatataaatgcaacaatttcaaagattttactgagttactgttcataTTAGGAAATAAGTAAATTGAAaacttcattaggccctaatctatggattttacatgacggAATACAGATACCTTAAAGCTAgcagcgtggatcagaaaaccagtcagtgtctggtgtgaccaccatttacctcatggagcacgacacatctccttcggaaactggaacatgctgtcatacgcgttgatccagagcatcccaaacatgctcaatgggtgacatttctggtgagtatggaggaactgggacattttcagcttccaggaattgtgtagagatccttgcgacatggagccATGCATCatcatgctaaaacatgaggtgatggtgtcagataaatggcacgacaataagcctcaggatctcgtcatggtatctctgcacATTGAAATTGCCATGGATAAAATGCAgttgttcgttgtccgtagcgtATGCCTGTTCATACCATAAcccaacttgagacatctgtggcattgtgttgtgacaaaactacattttagagtggccttttattgtccccagcacaagatgcacctgtgaaATGaagatgctgtttaatcagtttcttgatatgccacacctgtcaggtggatggttatcttggcaaaggagatatGCTCACTAACAGCGATGTAGATACATTTGTGctcagaatttgagagaaataagctttttgtgcatatggaacatttctgtgatcttttgtttcagctcatgttgcgttttatatttttgttcagtgtagattcagccgcgggccatttaaaaaataataataatatgtatatattcttgaGCGGATGTTCTGGCCCCCTGACCATACTtaaaaataatttgtagacttcAAATTGACTGAAAAAATATTTGGTTACATTTGTAAACGATCACATCTCTATTGTACgcgggaatactttggaacagatttccagtTGGAGTTGATTTGCTgggttttttgtcttatttccaaCAGTAAGAAATCTAACTTGGGAGCCAAATTTGGCCTATGGGGCACCAGTTAGGGAACTCTGCTCTAATGCGACACTATTCTGATGCACACATGAAGGCACGTCTCTCAAAGCCCCATAAGATAGGTTCAGGGCATTCAGGCTGTTTTTAAAAACAAGCAAACAAGAAACTAATATGTTGATTTATTTCCTAAGAATGAGACTGGTTTAAGATTGCTCTATTCAagttcaaatcaagtttattttatatagccctttgtacatcagctaatatctcgaagtgctgtacagaaacccagcctaaaaccccaaacagcaagcaatgcaggtgtagaagcacggtttaTTTAATACAAACCAAAAGTCAGTTGTATTTGGAATTCATTCTACTTGGCACAGAGTGCTGTTTATCACTGGCTTGCCTTCTACTGTATACTTCAATCAACCATTACTCATAGGGCTGAAAAGTTCTGAGGGGAAATACTCATTTTCAAATAAATCTTCAAGTCACTACATAAGAACTGTTACTTTTATTGCAATAGTCAatataaaaaataactttacaacACACCAAATCAAAATAATTAATGGTTACAGTGGAAAAGTATGCTACTCCTGGAGAAAATCCGTCACATCTTGTTACTTGGCAACCTGTAATTGACACTGTTTTTTTTAGTTGGTTGAGCAAACACTTATCTACTGTATGGGAGAGATGCATTAACTTTTCCAGATGGAATTAATTTGATAAAATGACAATTTTTACGGTTCCTAACTGCAATCATCTACCTATAGACCTACGAAGCACTTTCCATCAATTCAAGTCAAAGGCAGTTCAGAGATTCTGAATAATTCATTTTGAAATGGCTTATAACTAATAAACAAAGTTGTCCATCAATTACACATTTGATCAACTTAAATTGTAGTGACATCAAAGGGTAGGCCTAAACTATAATTTAATTTAGGCATGTAAATACTACCCATAAGACATTTTATAAATGGTAAATATCAATGTTCGCCAGCAAGGATATTTACACAGCTTAAATTATAGACCTTTCACCTAAAATCTTAATTTTTGTAAATCCAAGACTACTACTGACTTGGATACAGCGATGAGTGCCAGAAGGTGAGTACTAATGATAATCCATTGCAAcatacagaaatagaaaacatgtaTTAAGATGCTGTCAGATTACCTTCATGACCCTTGCCCTTCTTTCATCTGTGGTTCTTTGACCCCTTCTATCTCCTCCACGCCCGCCTGGGTCATGAGGTCGGCAATGTTCTTCTCCAGGTCATCAATGCGGGTGCTCATCTCATCGAGTGAACAGGGTTGAGGAAGACAATGGGCTGGCCCATAATAGGCCTTTGGATAACACCGACCAGTGGGTTGTGCTGGCTGGAATTCTTCTCCATAACAACATGAATGATGACCACCCACAGATATACCCCAGACTACAACTGGTAAGACGTATATCTAATGTATTCCTCCTATGCACTATACTATGTTATTACCGTTTCATTCTGTGCTGTAATGTAAAGTGCTACCAGAAATATTTTACAACTTagcctatgtaaaaaaaaaacatcaaaatgGAGTAAAGACAGTTGTTTGGCAATAAAATGGGTGTGACTGTATGACACCCTTATTTATAAATGGGCCTTATGATTTGAAAGATCTAGGCCCATACCAAGTTTCCTAAATATGTGGGGGGATGTTGCTGTCCCCTTTCTGATCAGTGCATTTTGCTCAGAACTGAACTGACAGCTCTGAGTGATAGTTGTCTGGAAGGATATTTCTCCCGATGATCTGGTCAGACATGGTCTGGAACTTGTCCTGCATCTGTTGCAGCAGCGTCTGGACCTAACAACATGAGGGCACCGTTTAGAGAGCAGTATCAACATAAAACAGGCTGATGTTATATCTAGTTACCGGTATTCAATGACCAAATGTGACCCTTCTTGCATGCAATTTATGAAGATAGTCCAAAAGGCAAATGAGCCTATACTGCACGGCTGGTTTGGGGTCAATTCAGAATCATTTGGTCGACCTTTATTTAGCATGATTCAAAGCACATACAAATTGGTCGTTTTGTGATCCATGTGTTTACACTACCTAGCAAGCTATGCAGAATGATCATGGGAGATGTAGCTACAGCAGTAGGAGCCATTGGTGGTGATGAGCTATTTTGCTGATCGGTGTAGAGTAGATTCACTACTCCTGAGATGTTTCATACGATCCAATGTATTGGCTACAGGCTATTCAAATCATTGGCTAATGCACATTGACAAATATCCCTTCCAGGCCTGGTTGAATGGTGTTAGCAATCTAATTTGGCTATCTAGCGACACTGTCATTGTAATAAACTCACCACATTAGTAAGGTCCTGAACTGACTTTGGATCGGTTTCTGCCATGTTTTTCCTGTGAACGATACGCGTGTTATGAAGTGGTGTACAATGAACTCTAACTAGCTAAAAATAGCTTTGGCTGAAATAAATTCAGGATCCCTTTCCCTACCAGCAGCTCTAGATGCAAAACACGTTGTCTCGCGAGAACACTGAAGCAGGAAACTGACGGAATGGAGGATTGTGGAACATTGAGGGTTTTTTGGTATGCAGAGCTTCATAACCTGGCTACACTGATTATAATCCCGTGGTTTTCACGTGTGTACACATTAaaactaggggggggggggggggggggagagactcAGAACACTGTGAACTGCATTGTAATGTGACAATAATAAAGAAACGAATCATCATTGTGTGTGTCATGCAGTGACTCCCATAGATGTTTTCCCATAGCCAATAGTTGCGTTGGTTGAAGTCAAGTTGTGaagactgtatactgtatacggTATATCTAATTTGTCTATGAACAGGTTTGAGCGCATGACTGAGGAGTTGTCAATAAATCTGCGCGTGAATGGAAGAGGTATGTTCAGTGGTGAACAACGTCTGCAACCGCAGTACATTTGAAGTAaatataaagtattttttttctcactttctatgttattgagtcattgttcagGATATTCGAAGACCAAACGCGTGACCGACCATGCAGGTAGGCCATCTGCCTAAAACCTAAAGGAAAATGTGCACGTTTTCTTAGTGTACACAATGTACATCAATTTCCTCCAAGCGAAACTGTCGATGGCCGTCTATCGGCGCGCACGCTGCAATTATATTTTTTTCTATGGTCTTGTATTCTTTGGTCATTTTTTCTTTCACGTGTTACCAGTTTATTATCCTGTCGATGTAGAGATTACTTACTACATTGCCCCGGGAATATTATCTCAAGGACAGCTTCTGCCAGGTGTTTAGTCAATCCAAAGGGGTTTAAATTGATATGAAATTCTGAGATGGGGGAATCCATTGCTGGCAGATGTTCTTTATTCCTCAAGACAAAGTCTGGTTTCTTCACTTTCTAACTTGTACAAAAAGTTCAGATTTTGGGTAGTACAGGCACTAGAATTGTAGAATATTTGGAATTTTTCATGCAACTAGGCATATGATAATTAACCTGTATGTTGAGGCATGTTGAAGCCCAACCCCTTCATGCTTTGCTTACATAAGTGTTTTTCCCAAGTCTTCCAAATACAAGTATCCTAGTATGACAAAGACATTGAATGAAAGCACACCTAAACTCTGTAGCCTAAAAGCACATGGTAAAGAAAACACTGGAACATTTTCTGTTGGTTATTATTGGATAGTCTATCAGTTATTCACTGTAGCTTAATGTTCAACTGAAAAAGTAAGCAAAGAACATTCAACTTGTGACCTTTTGCTCAATTTTAATGACATCGCAGCTCTTACACAGTCACGTTTCACATGCTGCTCTATACGAAATGACAAAATGTGTATTTTCCCTGACAGACTTTGAATGTCACCAAAGTATCTATTGCCTGTGAAATGTCACCCACTCTTTCTGTATTCCCAGTTCCCTCTTCCTTTATTGCCTGCCGTCCCCCTACTGAATGTTTAATTGAGAGGAATCCTGGAAGTATGACATGATCTGGTAGAAATCATGTCATACTTAGACACTTAGTAGAGCTGAGTTATGCAGAGTAACAGATGTGTTAATGTAATTAAGTATCTCTGTTTATCCTCTAGATGTCTCGATCAGTCTCTCTGTGGGGACATGTGGAGGTAGTATTAAGTCAACTGTGAACATTGCATCAATATGGGCCTTGTGGTCTACATTGCTCGGAACAGTTCAACAGCCATATTTTCTTCAGCACACCCCAAAGAGCTCTTTTTACAGAAAGAgtgaatcaaatgtatttataaagccctttttacatcagccggtgtcacaaagtgctttacagaaacccagcctaaaacaccaaacagcaagcaatgcagatgtagaagtgaCATTTTGTTGTTTCAATATTCTTCCTCTGGTTGCCTAGGGAAAAATGTGAACTTTTGTTTTACTCTACCCTCTCAAAAGTCATTTGAGAGATTGGGCCAAAGATAGGGGGGGGGAAAAAAGTTTATCCAATGTAAATACTGGCAGTTCTGTATGCATTATATTTAAGAGGACTCCATATTTGGCTTCTGCAAATATTAAGACAAAGTGCTACATTTTATGGAGAGGGGAGACTAATAAGAGAGAGCATTATCTATCTTATCCCCTCTAGAATGCTCTCTATGGAAAAGGCAGTAACTCAAGTGTAGTGGTATGTATAGTAGTAATGTTCACTGTAAAATGGAAGGACAATAGTAACAGCTCATGGACTGTTCTGGAAATATTTGCATTCTCAAAGCTTTAAACTCTTTAGCAGCAGTTCTGTGTTCCAGCAAAGAGAGAGGCAAGGCAGAGCGTGTCAGAGGGTCTGTCTTCAGGGTTATTATATAGCAGCGCTGCTTAGAGGAAAACCTTGGTCTCTTTACAGGTTTGCGACATTGGCATATTACTAGAGGACTTTTTGGGATATCCTTCATTCAGATCAGGGTGTGAGAGAATGGGTGTGGGTGGCAAGGTGACTCATGTTTTAAAGGCCCTATTCAATCAAAAAGTTTATTTTCCTGTGTTATACAGTACCTACTCACTCCAgggattttcttttctttttaccgcagagtgaagtaaaagcagccaacaagtgctgagcatatgtgggaactccttcaagactgttggaaaagcattcctcatgaagctggttgagagaatgccaatagtgtgcaaagctgtcaaggcaaagggtggctactttgaagaatacaaaatatattttgatttgtataacccttttttttggttactacatgaatccatacgtgttatttcatagttttgatgtcttcactattattctacaatgtagaaaatagtagaaataaagaaaagcctttgaatgagtaggtgttctaaaacttttgaccggtagtgtatgtacagttgaagtcggaagtttacatacaccttagacaaatacatttaaactcagtttttcacaattcctgacatttaatcttagtaaccATCCCTGTCtcaggttagttaggatcaccactttattttaagaatgtgaaatttcagaaaaatagtagagagaatgatttatttcagcttttatttctttcatcacattcccagtgggtcagaagtttacatacactcaattactatttggtagcattgcctttaaattgtttaacttaggtcaaatgttttgggtagcaatccacaagcttctcacaatagattgggtgaattttggcccattcctcctgacagagatggtgtaactgagtcaggtttgtaggcctccttgctcacacacgcttttttagttctgcccacaaattttctataggattgaggtgagggctttgtgatggccactccaataccttgactttgttgtccttaagccattttgccacaacgttggaagtatgcttggggtcattgtccatttggaagacccatttgcgaccaagctttaacttcgtgactgatgtcttgagatgttgcttcaatatatccacataattttccgccctcatgatgacatctattttgtgatgtgcaccagtccctcctgcagcaaagcaccctaacaacatgatgctgccaccccg is a genomic window containing:
- the LOC129862555 gene encoding heat shock factor-binding protein 1-like, whose amino-acid sequence is MAETDPKSVQDLTNVVQTLLQQMQDKFQTMSDQIIGRIDEMSTRIDDLEKNIADLMTQAGVEEIEGVKEPQMKEGQGS